Proteins from one uncultured Anaeromusa sp. genomic window:
- a CDS encoding Lrp/AsnC family transcriptional regulator — protein MNSNDMKIIKQLMEKGRTTWAELGALLGLSAPATAERVRKLEDNGVIKEYVAVLDPEAAGCSLAAFLLVTLEKTEERGRFLELVKNQAQIQECHHIAGEGDYLLKVRCGSTKELEKLISEEIKTLPGVKTKTTVVLSTVKETTKLPLS, from the coding sequence ATGAATTCAAATGATATGAAGATAATTAAACAATTAATGGAAAAGGGGCGTACTACTTGGGCGGAATTAGGAGCTCTTCTAGGGTTATCTGCGCCGGCGACGGCGGAACGCGTTCGTAAATTGGAAGATAACGGTGTTATTAAAGAGTATGTTGCTGTACTTGATCCCGAAGCGGCGGGGTGTTCTTTGGCGGCATTTTTACTGGTGACTTTAGAAAAGACAGAAGAACGAGGGCGGTTTTTGGAATTGGTAAAAAACCAGGCGCAAATTCAAGAGTGTCACCACATAGCGGGCGAGGGAGATTATTTGCTGAAGGTACGCTGCGGCAGTACCAAGGAATTGGAAAAATTAATCAGTGAAGAAATAAAAACGTTGCCTGGAGTTAAAACAAAGACAACGGTAGTTTTGTCGACGGTTAAAGAAACGACAAAACTGCCGTTGTCCTAG
- a CDS encoding LysE family translocator, whose protein sequence is MEFFFKGLLLGVSIAAPVGPMGVLCIRRTVGQGFRAGFFTGVGIALADFCYGSIVAFGLTAISEFLLMWQAVLQSVGGLFLLYLGIRIFCESPSAYEEKYDDKTIRGNCVSAFLLTLSNPATILAFAGLLAAVGSFKESGGSWQVVLGIFSGSLLWWGFLSLVVQVLRDSLHCQVLRLVNYASGGIIAGFGAYVLVALYG, encoded by the coding sequence ATGGAATTCTTTTTTAAAGGCCTATTGCTTGGCGTATCCATAGCAGCGCCAGTAGGACCGATGGGTGTTCTTTGCATTCGAAGAACGGTAGGACAAGGCTTCAGGGCTGGCTTTTTTACAGGAGTAGGTATTGCGTTGGCGGACTTTTGCTATGGAAGTATCGTTGCTTTTGGACTTACTGCTATATCAGAGTTTCTTCTGATGTGGCAAGCTGTTTTGCAAAGCGTTGGCGGCTTATTTTTATTATATTTAGGAATTCGTATTTTTTGTGAAAGTCCTTCAGCCTATGAAGAGAAATACGATGACAAAACAATACGAGGAAATTGTGTATCCGCTTTTTTGCTGACATTGAGCAATCCGGCGACTATATTGGCTTTTGCAGGGCTGTTGGCAGCTGTTGGCTCTTTCAAAGAAAGCGGAGGAAGCTGGCAAGTGGTGCTTGGGATTTTTTCTGGTTCTCTGTTATGGTGGGGGTTTTTAAGTTTAGTGGTGCAGGTGTTGCGTGACTCACTGCACTGCCAAGTCCTGCGGTTGGTCAATTACGCATCGGGAGGCATTATTGCAGGATTTGGCGCTTATGTTTTAGTGGCACTATACGGTTAA
- a CDS encoding LysR substrate-binding domain-containing protein translates to MFFILDKYVIFRTVIECGSLTRAAVRLHLTQSGVSHALASLEAELGLPLLLRGRSGIILTDCGRQLLPFIQEILQTQEQLQQAVASFKGLDAGIVSIGTFTSVSSHWLPEIIKNFKQAHPQIEIKLAEGDYDEIKQWILEGHVDFGFLSLRTAKDLETIPLHQDNFLCLLPPSHPLKRQKKIALRQLQAEPFILPKWGPHDDVRHMLKEARIVPEIKYEVTEEKAIIAMVENGLGISILPEMALAGLQHSLRLIELEDCLCRTISLCFRPSYIAPPAVAAFLAQLARRFPKAVFPIHSH, encoded by the coding sequence TTGTTTTTTATTCTTGATAAATACGTCATCTTTCGCACAGTTATAGAATGCGGCAGCTTGACTCGAGCTGCAGTCCGGCTCCATTTGACGCAGTCCGGAGTCAGCCATGCATTAGCCAGCTTGGAGGCCGAATTAGGATTGCCTCTTTTACTGCGCGGTCGCTCTGGCATCATTTTGACGGACTGCGGCCGCCAGCTGCTGCCGTTCATTCAAGAAATACTGCAGACCCAAGAACAGTTGCAGCAAGCAGTCGCCTCTTTCAAAGGCTTGGATGCCGGCATTGTAAGCATTGGCACATTTACCAGCGTTTCTTCGCACTGGCTGCCGGAAATCATTAAAAATTTCAAACAAGCCCACCCTCAAATTGAAATCAAACTAGCGGAAGGCGATTATGATGAAATCAAGCAATGGATTTTAGAGGGACATGTTGACTTCGGCTTTCTTTCCCTTCGTACCGCCAAAGACTTAGAAACTATTCCACTGCATCAAGATAATTTTCTCTGCTTACTGCCTCCATCTCACCCGCTAAAGAGACAAAAAAAAATAGCTCTGCGCCAATTGCAGGCGGAGCCATTCATCTTACCCAAATGGGGCCCCCACGATGATGTTCGTCACATGCTAAAAGAGGCTCGCATTGTACCGGAAATTAAATACGAAGTCACCGAAGAAAAAGCCATTATCGCGATGGTGGAAAATGGCTTGGGCATAAGCATTCTGCCGGAAATGGCGTTAGCCGGTTTACAACACAGTCTGCGCCTTATCGAACTTGAAGACTGCCTCTGCCGCACTATTTCTCTTTGCTTTCGTCCCAGCTACATCGCACCCCCGGCAGTTGCCGCTTTCTTAGCCCAATTAGCCCGCCGTTTTCCAAAAGCCGTCTTCCCGATCCATTCACATTAA
- a CDS encoding DMT family transporter, producing the protein MMTTKKKANLMLLIATLFWGSSYLFMQMGMATLAVCNFIALRFGLAFILAAACFPKRVWQAREAALWPAVVLGSLLLLVFIFILFGIPRTTTSNAAFLVSLTVIFVPLLTALLSRKLPQKSVVVGVGCAFVGVCFLTLQGQLSVNWGDVLSIGGALAYALHILTASRLTKGGDSLALGIWQLGFTALFSGILSVLFEQPRWPQASEEWLAVFALGIFCSALGFVMQVVAQQHTTATDTSLIFSLEPVFAAGFGFAFLGEVLSVQGYFGAALVLIGVIYPQLCQKETLQDGERNHALQSESMSKKAVS; encoded by the coding sequence ATGATGACCACGAAGAAAAAAGCAAATTTAATGCTGCTGATAGCTACCTTGTTTTGGGGGTCTTCTTATTTGTTCATGCAAATGGGGATGGCTACGTTGGCTGTTTGTAATTTTATTGCGTTGCGTTTCGGCTTAGCCTTTATCTTGGCTGCGGCGTGTTTTCCTAAACGGGTTTGGCAAGCCCGGGAAGCGGCGTTGTGGCCGGCAGTTGTTCTAGGGAGCTTACTGCTGTTGGTGTTCATTTTTATTTTGTTTGGCATTCCGAGGACAACGACTTCCAATGCGGCTTTTTTGGTTAGCCTGACGGTCATCTTCGTGCCTCTCTTAACGGCACTGTTATCGCGAAAACTTCCTCAAAAGTCAGTGGTGGTCGGAGTTGGCTGCGCTTTTGTCGGTGTATGTTTTTTAACCTTACAAGGGCAGCTATCTGTCAATTGGGGGGATGTTCTGAGTATTGGTGGAGCACTGGCCTATGCGCTGCACATTTTAACGGCAAGTCGCCTAACTAAAGGGGGCGATTCGTTGGCGCTCGGTATCTGGCAGCTTGGTTTCACCGCGTTGTTTAGTGGGATATTGTCGGTTCTTTTTGAACAGCCTCGTTGGCCGCAGGCATCGGAAGAGTGGTTGGCGGTCTTTGCTCTAGGGATTTTTTGTAGTGCATTGGGGTTTGTTATGCAAGTAGTGGCTCAGCAGCACACGACGGCTACCGATACGTCGCTGATTTTTTCACTAGAACCCGTTTTTGCAGCGGGATTTGGTTTCGCTTTTTTAGGAGAAGTGTTGTCAGTTCAAGGGTATTTTGGAGCCGCTTTAGTCCTTATTGGTGTAATATATCCTCAATTATGTCAGAAAGAAACTTTGCAGGATGGTGAAAGGAATCATGCTCTCCAAAGCGAATCTATGTCAAAGAAAGCTGTATCGTAA
- a CDS encoding cytochrome c biogenesis protein CcdA, with translation MEYLISFLEGIITFISPCMLPLLPLYAAYFGGGASSGKAVLHALGFVLGFTLIFVTMGAFAATAGSFLREYQGQVDLVAGAIIVLFGLNYTGLFSIGFLNRTYALDMQVRPLGLGSAILFGMVFALGWTPCVGAFLGSALLLASQQDSAVRGVGMLLCYSLGLGIPFVMATMLLDHLKGALAAVKENYQLINRICGILLIVLGLLMMSGWLGVFLGMLSF, from the coding sequence ATGGAGTATCTTATTTCGTTTTTAGAAGGGATTATTACCTTTATTTCGCCGTGTATGCTGCCGCTTTTGCCGCTGTATGCCGCTTATTTTGGCGGTGGCGCTTCTTCGGGCAAGGCGGTGCTGCATGCGCTGGGTTTTGTCTTGGGCTTTACCTTGATTTTTGTGACGATGGGGGCGTTTGCGGCGACGGCAGGCTCTTTTTTGAGGGAGTACCAAGGTCAGGTTGATTTGGTAGCTGGCGCGATTATCGTTTTATTTGGTTTAAATTATACTGGATTGTTTTCGATTGGCTTTTTGAACCGCACCTATGCGCTTGATATGCAGGTGCGTCCTTTGGGACTAGGGTCGGCTATATTGTTCGGAATGGTATTTGCTTTAGGGTGGACTCCTTGTGTGGGAGCTTTTTTGGGTTCGGCGCTGCTTTTAGCCTCGCAGCAGGATTCGGCGGTTCGCGGCGTAGGGATGCTTCTTTGCTACTCTCTGGGCTTGGGGATACCTTTTGTCATGGCGACGATGCTGCTGGATCATCTGAAAGGCGCCCTGGCGGCAGTGAAAGAAAATTATCAGTTGATTAACCGAATTTGCGGGATATTACTCATTGTGTTGGGTTTGTTGATGATGTCCGGCTGGTTGGGAGTATTTTTAGGGATGCTTAGTTTTTAG
- a CDS encoding TlpA disulfide reductase family protein: MMNKKILALAIVLVVVLVGAGVAYRSLTADTGTQIKQSQEAVNSQGGKTAKRQAPDFSVLDVEGKQVLLSSLRGKPVVLNFWASWCGPCREEMPDFQQVYTLYQGRVHFMMVNLTDGSRETQGKAAEFVRRNGFSFPVYYDTKQEAVKGYGITAIPTTFILDADGMVVNQSQGVMRKEVLQKTLEQVLAR, translated from the coding sequence ATGATGAACAAGAAAATTTTAGCATTAGCAATTGTCTTGGTGGTCGTGTTGGTTGGGGCCGGTGTTGCTTATCGGTCTTTGACGGCGGATACAGGGACGCAAATAAAGCAAAGCCAAGAGGCGGTGAACTCGCAGGGAGGAAAAACCGCTAAGCGACAGGCGCCTGATTTCTCGGTGTTGGATGTCGAAGGAAAACAGGTATTATTGTCTTCTTTGCGAGGCAAGCCGGTTGTTTTAAATTTTTGGGCTAGCTGGTGCGGGCCTTGTCGGGAAGAAATGCCTGATTTTCAGCAGGTATATACGCTATACCAGGGACGCGTGCATTTTATGATGGTGAACTTAACGGACGGTTCGCGGGAAACACAGGGAAAAGCCGCAGAATTTGTGCGGCGCAACGGCTTCTCATTCCCGGTGTATTACGATACGAAACAAGAAGCAGTTAAGGGGTATGGAATTACCGCCATTCCTACGACGTTTATTTTGGATGCGGACGGGATGGTGGTTAATCAGTCCCAAGGGGTTATGCGCAAAGAAGTCTTGCAGAAAACATTGGAGCAGGTGCTGGCGCGGTAA
- a CDS encoding cupin domain-containing protein, whose amino-acid sequence MKKNYSILNAGPFETLQEKEYNGFSGKLFVGKDLGLTGCEMSLNRLAAGTAMPFVHAHKKNEELYLILRGSGVFFVDGEEFPVQEGALIRVAPAGERSWKASDSEDLYFVCIQAQEHSLTQATRDDGILLDTKTSWMH is encoded by the coding sequence ATGAAAAAAAATTATTCTATTTTAAATGCAGGTCCTTTTGAAACACTACAGGAGAAAGAGTATAACGGCTTCTCAGGAAAACTTTTTGTCGGCAAAGACTTAGGCCTTACAGGCTGCGAAATGTCGCTAAACCGCTTGGCCGCCGGCACTGCCATGCCCTTTGTACACGCTCACAAGAAAAACGAAGAACTGTATCTGATTTTACGAGGAAGCGGCGTCTTTTTTGTGGACGGCGAAGAATTTCCCGTACAAGAAGGCGCCCTGATTCGTGTTGCCCCTGCTGGCGAGCGCAGTTGGAAAGCCAGCGACAGCGAAGACCTTTACTTTGTCTGCATTCAAGCGCAAGAACACAGTCTAACCCAGGCCACCAGAGATGACGGTATCCTCTTGGATACCAAAACTTCCTGGATGCATTAA
- a CDS encoding MarR family winged helix-turn-helix transcriptional regulator: MKNQLLTYPKQPSICNCMNVRRASRAVTQFYDEQLKPCGITIAQLSMLLRLKETDALTISQLAQNMRIDRTTLNRNMKPLLENGLIILQQGKDSRTKLVSLTTQGRQTAEEGWSCWEKAQELLLTYLGKEDTAKLTALLNKLEALAP, encoded by the coding sequence ATGAAAAACCAACTACTTACGTACCCGAAACAACCCAGCATCTGCAATTGCATGAATGTACGCCGTGCATCGCGAGCTGTCACCCAGTTCTACGATGAACAGCTCAAGCCATGCGGCATTACCATCGCTCAATTGTCCATGCTGCTCCGCCTCAAAGAAACGGATGCGTTGACGATCAGCCAGTTAGCTCAAAACATGCGCATTGATCGCACAACGTTAAACCGCAATATGAAACCGCTTTTGGAAAACGGTCTTATCATTTTACAGCAAGGCAAAGACTCACGAACCAAATTGGTTTCCTTGACAACCCAAGGGCGGCAAACCGCAGAAGAAGGCTGGTCCTGCTGGGAAAAAGCGCAAGAACTGCTCCTAACCTATCTGGGCAAAGAAGATACAGCTAAACTAACTGCCTTACTAAACAAATTAGAGGCATTAGCACCCTAA
- a CDS encoding zinc ribbon domain-containing protein YjdM, whose amino-acid sequence MSTLPNCPKCNSEYTYEDRGLFICPECAHEWAGGEAAEAEEGLVVKDAHGNRLADGDAVTIIKDLKVKGASSSLKIGTKVKNIRLVEGDHNIDCQIEGFGAMKLKSEFVKKA is encoded by the coding sequence ATGTCGACATTGCCAAATTGTCCTAAATGTAATTCCGAATATACCTATGAAGATCGGGGCCTTTTTATTTGTCCGGAATGCGCTCATGAATGGGCTGGCGGGGAAGCTGCCGAGGCGGAGGAAGGCCTGGTGGTCAAAGACGCCCATGGAAATCGTCTTGCCGACGGCGACGCCGTGACCATCATCAAGGACTTAAAAGTAAAAGGAGCTTCTTCTTCCTTGAAGATTGGCACCAAGGTGAAGAACATCCGTTTAGTGGAGGGCGACCATAACATTGACTGCCAAATTGAAGGCTTTGGCGCGATGAAGCTGAAATCGGAATTTGTTAAAAAAGCCTAG